One segment of Anastrepha obliqua isolate idAnaObli1 chromosome 3, idAnaObli1_1.0, whole genome shotgun sequence DNA contains the following:
- the LOC129242329 gene encoding pupal cuticle protein Edg-78E-like produces MSKATNKSIVIALVFAIVFCCCHNFAQARPNHDAAAETRHFKSELKDDGSYKYQFETSNGIAASESGVGGYHASGHSAYYAPDGKLIQLSYTADEHGFHPTGEHLPTPPPVPEAILKSLEHNRAHPHEDEYKGASGQAHSSYHGNKKF; encoded by the exons atgagcAAAGCA ACCAACAAGTCCATCGTCATCGCACTCGTCTTCGCCATTGTGTTCTGTTGCTGCCACAACTTCGCACAAGCGCGTCCTAATCACGATGCAGCTGCTGAGACGCGTCATTTCAAAAGCGAACTAAAAGATGATGGCAGCTATAAATATCAGTTTGAAACTTCGAATGGTATCGCTGCTAGTGAATCAGGTGTTGGTGGCTACCATGCGAGCGGGCATTCAGCCTATTACGCACCAGATggtaaattaattcaattgagcTACACCGCCGATGAGCATGGCTTCCATCCGACTGGGGAACACTTACCAACACCACCACCTGTACCAGAAGCTATTCTAAAATCACTTGAACATAATCGCGCTCATCCCCACGAAGATGAATACAAAGGTGCCAGCGGACAAGCTCACTCTTCATATCACggcaataaaaaattctaa